CTGAAATTACATATGCCATAGTTATATCCTCCTTATATAAATAGTATAATCATTAGTAGCGGGTAAACCCCGCTCGACCATTTCTATTTTAATATACTTAGGAAGGAATATCAAGTAATTTTGTTGTATTTTTAACAATAATAAGTGGAAAATTTATAAAGTTATTTTGACACTTTGAACAGAATGTATTATACTATGAATGTTAGTTTGAACTATTTTAGAAAACATGTATCGCAAAACATATTTTCTGAAAATATTATTAAATTTTATGGAGGAACAAACGAAATGGCAATTTCAAAAGATATGATCATCGCAGATCTGATCGCATTAGATCCAAACTACGCAGCAATTCTTATGGCATCTGGAATGGGATGTGTGGGATGCCCATCATCTCAGGGAGAAAGCATTGAACAGGCAGCTTATGTTCATGGAATGGACTTAGATGAACTGCTTGGAAGATTAAACGAATATGCTCAGACAAAAGAAGCATAATTAATCTTAAGAATGATAAATACCATCTTATGGCATTTCGATAATGTTGTAAGGTGGGATTTTTTTATTGTTAGGCTTTAAGCCTGTTCAGCACAGTTCCGTTTCTCAGAAGAGAAACGGAACTGTGCTGAACGAATAAACCACCGGCTAGGCCGGTAAGTCAGCATTGCTTAAGCTTACAGTAAAAAACCTCCAGTGATATAATTATGATGGTTCACCAACCACATAAAATCAAAGGAAGTTATCCAAATGGATATCGATAGTTTAGCACATACAGGTTAAGCTGGAGGTTTTGATTTTATGGGAGAATCACGAATGATTTCCACATATAAGGAAAAAGTTTGGTATAGAAATGAATTGAAAATTGGTGTAGCATAGCTCATAGAAAAAGAGGATAGGTATTTTTGTTTCTTTAAAATATCTGTCCTTTTTGGAATATCGTTTGTGATAAGGATAAAATAACACCAAAATAAGATATGAGGTGAAAAGCAGATGTTGACAACAAGGCAGATAGAATTACTAAAATATCTGGAAAAACGAGAAGAATATACAACAACCAAAGAACTGGCAGAGGAATTTTCCATCAGTTCCAGAACAATCCGAAATGATCTGGACGCCATTGAATATTCAACAAAAGATTTACCAATCAAGATTGAGAGAACACCAAGACTTGGAATCCGTCTTGAATTTCTGGAGAAGGTAGGACTGGATTCCATTTTGTATACGAATGATATGAAAGAATATTCCAGAGATGAGCGTGCGGTCGTGATTGCAATGATGCTGATCTTAACTGACAAGACAACGATCGAACAGTTAGCAGATCAGATGGAAGTGAGCAAGAATACACTGGTGGAAGATTTAAACAGTGTCGAAGCATTATTTGAATATTATGGAATTACATTGGAAAGAAAGTCGTATTATGGATTAACGATCAGCGGAGATGAAGAAAAAATCCGAAATATGGTATTTAATATCTATTTAAAGATCACAAAACAAAAGACGATCAATCTGGATGAGATTATTAAAGAATATACAGTGATCAAAGAAGAGATTCCAGAAGAGATTATCTATAAGATTGAGGATAATGAGAGGATTAAGTATTCGGATGATTCTGTAAAAGAGTTAAAGAACATGATTCTGATAACGTTAAACAGGGCTTTTGACGGATTTTATATGGGAGGAGATACAGGATATCTTAGAGGAAGAGAAAAGCCAGATAATTTTCAGATCATAGAAGAGATCCTTAAAAGAGAAGAAATACAAGTAACAGAAGGTGATATTTTATATATGATCATGCTGCTCAATGCATCAAAGAAGATTAAAGGAATATCTCTGGAAGACACAATCGAGGACCGAAAGATCATGATGGCAACGCAGAGTCTGATTCAGGAATTTTGCAGGATTACGAAGATTGATATGAAAATAGGACAGGATATCAGTACTCAGATCATGATGCATCTAAAAGTAGCTATTTATCGTCTGAAGAATCACATTGAGATTGAAAATCCTCTGATGGAAGATATTAAATATTCTTCTTTATTTGTGTATGAAATCACAAAGAAGATCTTAAGAGAATACGAAGCCATGTTTGACGTAGTATTTCCAGAAACAGAGATCGCATATACTACGATGTATTTTGAGACATTGTTTCAGGAAAATTATAATATGAACTTTACAGTAAATGTCATTGTTGTATGCAACAGCGGATTATCAACGGCAGTGCTGTTAAAACAGCGGTTACATATGATCGTTCCGGAACTGAATGTTATTTCTACCTGCAGAGTCAGTGATGTGATAAAAGAGGCAGAAAATATCAATCCGGATTTTATCATCAGTACAGTACCATTGAAAATGAATCAATATAAAGTGATCGAGGTAAATCCACTTCTAAATGCAGAAGATGTCAATGTGATCCGAAGGAACCTTACCAATTTATCTTATAATCGAAGAAATGAGCACTTGGCAAAGCAGATGGAGGCAATTCATAAGATGCCAATGGAAGAGTTATTCCAAAAAGATTGTTGTAAGTTTAATCTCAAAATTTCAGATTGGAAAGAGGCTCTACAGGTTGCGGCAGATCCATTGATACAATATAATTATATTCAGAAAGAGTATGTTGATGACATCATAAAGATCATTCAGACGATAGGAAACTACATGGTATTTATTCCAGAGATTGCATTTGTGCATGCATCACCAGAGCATGTGAATGAAGATCATATGTCATTGCTGAAACTTGCCAAACCAATTGAATTCGGGACAAAAAGCAAGGTAGATGTGAAAGTGATCATTGTGATCGCAAGCAAAGAAGAGAACAAGAATCTTGTGGAACTTATGCAGATTTTAATGAAAGAAGACAATGTAGCAAAGCTTAAGAATGTAACAAATTATGATGACATCAGGGAAATCAGATAGGAGACTGGATATGATTTGTACACGAGTGATAGAGGAGGTTAAAGATTATCAGAGTGCAATTAAGATGACTTGTGATATTCTGGAAGAGAAGGGGGCGGTCAACCATACTTATTATCAGGCAATTTTAGATAATATCGAGAAATACGGCGGATATTTTTACCTTGGCAAAGGAATCTGCATGCCACATGCCAGGACAGAGGACGGGGCAATAAAATCAGGAATGTGCGTATTGATGGTAAAAAATAAAGTCAGATTTTTCAATAATCAGGTAAGAGTTTTCATCACGATCGCAGCAAAGGGTGAGATGGAACATTTTAAGAATCTTCATCGAATTGCTAATTTTTGCAACGATGAAGAGAAAATGAAAAGATTAGAAGAAATCAAGGATGAGAAAGAACTCTTGGAATTGATAGGAGAATGATATGAAGACTATAATGACAGTATGTGGAACAGGACTCGGATCAAGTTTTTTTGTAGAAATCAATATTGGAACACTGCTTCAAAAATGGGGACTTCAGGATAAGTATAAGACAACGCATGGAGCAGTATTTGAGGTGTCAGAAGAAGATGCAGATTATTTCATTACAGCAAAAGATCTGGAAGATACGCTGAGTTATCTTCCGAATCTGATCGTATTGGATTCCATTGTGGATATGGATGAGCTGGAACATAAGTTATATGACAAATTAAAAGCAGATATAGAGGAGACGTTTGAATGATCGATATAGTCCGTGACTTCTTATTAGAACCGGTAATCTTGATTGGTGTCATCGTATTTATCGGTTTGGTTTTACAGCGAAAAGGATTTGAGGTCGTTGTAAAAGGAACGTTAAAAGCGATGATCGGATTTATGATCATCAGTATCGGCGGGAATATCATATCAGAAGCAGTAGCATCGTTTGGACTTATGATGAAGAGAGGTTTTCATACCACTGGATTGATCCTGAGTGTTGAAGGAATTTCAGGAATTGTAGTGGATCGTTATGGAACACAGATTGCAGTGATCATGATCCTTGGAATGTTGGTAAATCTGGTTCTGGCAAGGATCACGAGATTCCATTATGTGTTTCTGACAGGACAGCAGACGCTTTACATGGCGAGCATGATCGTTGTCGTATTAACTTCAATGAATGTTCATGGAATCATGGTTTATGTGTTAGGAAGTCTGGCTCTCGGAATTTCTATGGTATTTTCACCGGCAGTATTACAATCATATACAGAAAAAATATGCAAGACAGATA
The sequence above is drawn from the Anaerostipes hadrus ATCC 29173 = JCM 17467 genome and encodes:
- a CDS encoding DUF1858 domain-containing protein — translated: MAISKDMIIADLIALDPNYAAILMASGMGCVGCPSSQGESIEQAAYVHGMDLDELLGRLNEYAQTKEA
- a CDS encoding BglG family transcription antiterminator; protein product: MLTTRQIELLKYLEKREEYTTTKELAEEFSISSRTIRNDLDAIEYSTKDLPIKIERTPRLGIRLEFLEKVGLDSILYTNDMKEYSRDERAVVIAMMLILTDKTTIEQLADQMEVSKNTLVEDLNSVEALFEYYGITLERKSYYGLTISGDEEKIRNMVFNIYLKITKQKTINLDEIIKEYTVIKEEIPEEIIYKIEDNERIKYSDDSVKELKNMILITLNRAFDGFYMGGDTGYLRGREKPDNFQIIEEILKREEIQVTEGDILYMIMLLNASKKIKGISLEDTIEDRKIMMATQSLIQEFCRITKIDMKIGQDISTQIMMHLKVAIYRLKNHIEIENPLMEDIKYSSLFVYEITKKILREYEAMFDVVFPETEIAYTTMYFETLFQENYNMNFTVNVIVVCNSGLSTAVLLKQRLHMIVPELNVISTCRVSDVIKEAENINPDFIISTVPLKMNQYKVIEVNPLLNAEDVNVIRRNLTNLSYNRRNEHLAKQMEAIHKMPMEELFQKDCCKFNLKISDWKEALQVAADPLIQYNYIQKEYVDDIIKIIQTIGNYMVFIPEIAFVHASPEHVNEDHMSLLKLAKPIEFGTKSKVDVKVIIVIASKEENKNLVELMQILMKEDNVAKLKNVTNYDDIREIR
- a CDS encoding PTS sugar transporter subunit IIB, with translation MKTIMTVCGTGLGSSFFVEINIGTLLQKWGLQDKYKTTHGAVFEVSEEDADYFITAKDLEDTLSYLPNLIVLDSIVDMDELEHKLYDKLKADIEETFE
- a CDS encoding PTS sugar transporter subunit IIA; translated protein: MICTRVIEEVKDYQSAIKMTCDILEEKGAVNHTYYQAILDNIEKYGGYFYLGKGICMPHARTEDGAIKSGMCVLMVKNKVRFFNNQVRVFITIAAKGEMEHFKNLHRIANFCNDEEKMKRLEEIKDEKELLELIGE